One window of the Zea mays cultivar B73 chromosome 3, Zm-B73-REFERENCE-NAM-5.0, whole genome shotgun sequence genome contains the following:
- the LOC100272761 gene encoding putative cytochrome P450 superfamily protein: protein MATCVLLMLREVSPWALASVVASVSLLWLVVWTLEWAWWTPWRLERALRVQGLKGTRYRLFTGDLRETARANREARKKPLPLGSHDIAPRVQPMHHSTIKEYGKLSFTWFGPTPRVMIPDPELVKEVLSNKFGHFGKPRSNRIGRLLANGLVNHDGEKWAKHRRILNPAFHHEKIKGMMPVFSTCCIEMITRWDNSMPSEGSSEIDVWPEFQNLTGDVISRTAFGSNYQEGRRIFELQGELAERLIQSVQTIFIPGYWFLPTKNNRRMRAIDVEIRKILREIIGKREKDTKNRETNNDDLLGLLLESNTRQSNGNASLGLTTEDVIEECKLFYFAGMETTSVLLTWTLIVLSMHPEWQERAREEVLSHFGRTTPDYDSLSRLKTITMILHEVLRLYPPATFLTRRTYKEMELGGIKYPAGVDLLLPVIFIHHDPDIWGKDASEFNPERFANGISSATRHQAAFFPFGGGPRICIGQSFALLEAKMTLCTILQRFSFELSPSYTHAPYTVITLHPQHGAQIRLKKLSP from the exons ATGGCGACCTGCGTTCTGCTGATGCTGCGGGAAGTCTCTCCGTGGGCGCTGGCCAGCGTGGTGGCGTCCGTGTCGCTGTTGTGGCTGGTGGTCTGGACGCTGGAGTGGGCCTGGTGGACGCCTTGGCGGCTCGAGCGGGCCCTGCGGGTCCAGGGCCTCAAGGGCACCAGGTACCGCCTCTTCACCGGCGACCTGAGGGAAACCGCCCGGGCTAACCGGGAGGCTCGCAAGAAGCCGCTGCCGCTCGGCAGCCACGACATCGCCCCACGCGTGCAGCCCATGCATCACAGCACCATCAAGGAATACG GGAAACTATCGTTCACCTGGTTCGGCCCAACACCAAGGGTGATGATTCCTGACCCAGAGTTAGTCAAAGAGGTGCTGTCTAATAAGTTTGGCCACTTTGGCAAACCAAGGAGTAACCGCATTGGGAGGTTGCTAGCCAACGGGCTTGTAAATCATGATGGTGAAAAATGGGCAAAGCACAGGAGAATTCTTAATCCTGCATTTCACCATGAAAAAATAAAG GGGATGATGCCAGTATTTTCTACCTGCTGTATTGAAATGATTACTAGATGGGATAATTCAATGCCTTCTGAGGGATCTTCTGAGATAGATGTCTGGCCTGAGTTCCAGAATCTTACTGGAGATGTTATCTCAAGAACTGCGTTTGGGAGCAACTATCAAGAAGGGAGGAGAATTTTCGAGCTGCAAGGAGAACTAGCTGAACGCCTCATCCAATCTGTTCAGACAATATTTATCCCAGGCTATTG GTTCTTGCCCACCAAAAACAACAGAAGGATGAGAGCGATCGATGTAGAGATCCGCAAAATTCTCCGTGAAATAATTGGGAAGAGAGAGAAGGATACTAAAAACAGAGAAACAAATAACGACGACTTGCTGGGCTTATTACTGGAGTCAAACACAAGGCAATCAAATGGAAATGCAAGCCTGGGATTGACAACAGAAGATGTGATTGAGGAATGCAAGTTATTTTACTTTGCAGGTATGGAGACAACATCAGTCCTTCTTACTTGGACACTTATTGTGCTAAGCATGCACCCAGAATGGCAAGAGAGAGCAAGAGAAGAGGTTTTGAGCCACTTTGGAAGAACCACACCGGATTATGATAGCTTGAGCCGCCTCAAGACT ATAACCATGATTCTACATGAGGTCCTTAGGTTGTACCCACCGGCAACCTTTCTAACAAGAAGAACTTATAAGGAAATGGAGCTCGGTGGAATCAAATATCCTGCAGGAGTTGACCTCCTTCTACCCGTCATCTTCATTCACCATGATCCTGACATTTGGGGAAAAGACGCAAGCGAGTTCAACCCAGAAAGGTTTGCCAACGGCATCTCCAGCGCAACCAGGCATCAGGCTGCTTTCTTTCCGTTCGGAGGGGGGCCTAGAATCTGCATCGGCCAGAGCTTTGCGTTGCTGGAAGCCAAGATGACGCTATGCACCATCCTCCAACGCTTCTCGTTCGAGCTCTCGCCATCCTACACCCACGCGCCGTACACCGTGATAACACTGCACCCTCAACATGGTGCTCAGATAAGGCTCAAAAAGCTTTCTCCGTGA